In Patescibacteria group bacterium, a single genomic region encodes these proteins:
- a CDS encoding glycosyltransferase, with translation MRKPKVSILLPTYNGEKYLAKAIQSVLAQSFEDWELLVIDDGSTRKNEKGDFLIQEIVKRFSERNDRVKYLRTEKNLGIQKALNRGLAEAAGEYIARIDDDDEWFDENKLVKQVEFLDKNSDYVLVGTGTIVVDEQGRELFRFLNPETDKEIRKRILAKNCFSHSSVMFRKSAVEKVGNYPETEKTLHVEDYYLWLKLGQFGKFHNLPIYGIKFMIRPGAISSKYKLKQFWHDILLVWQFRKDYPNFFFGFFRSWVRFILYGLLGFIPFLRLKYWAIKKYKSN, from the coding sequence ATGCGTAAACCAAAAGTCTCAATTTTACTGCCCACTTATAATGGCGAGAAATATCTTGCCAAAGCGATTCAAAGCGTTTTGGCCCAATCTTTTGAAGATTGGGAATTGTTAGTGATTGACGATGGTTCAACGAGAAAGAACGAGAAAGGTGATTTTTTAATTCAGGAGATTGTCAAAAGGTTTTCCGAGCGCAATGATAGGGTTAAATATCTAAGAACTGAAAAAAATCTTGGGATTCAGAAAGCTTTGAATCGGGGATTAGCTGAAGCAGCAGGCGAGTATATTGCCCGGATTGATGATGATGACGAATGGTTTGATGAAAACAAGTTAGTAAAACAAGTTGAGTTTTTAGATAAAAACTCTGATTATGTCTTAGTTGGTACTGGCACAATTGTTGTTGATGAACAGGGAAGAGAACTATTTAGATTTTTAAATCCAGAGACAGATAAAGAAATTAGAAAAAGAATTTTGGCGAAAAACTGTTTTTCTCACTCATCAGTAATGTTTAGGAAATCCGCTGTGGAAAAAGTCGGCAATTATCCAGAAACAGAAAAAACTTTGCATGTGGAAGATTATTATCTCTGGCTTAAGCTGGGTCAGTTCGGGAAGTTTCACAATCTGCCGATTTATGGGATTAAGTTTATGATTCGGCCCGGCGCGATTAGCTCAAAATACAAATTAAAGCAGTTTTGGCACGATATTTTACTTGTTTGGCAGTTTCGCAAGGATTATCCGAACTTTTTCTTTGGTTTTTTCCGAAGCTGGGTTCGGTTTATTTTGTATGGCCTGCTCGGCTTTATCCCGTTTTTGCGCTTAAAATACTGGGCAATAAAAAAATATAAGAGTAATTAG